In a genomic window of Streptococcus oralis:
- a CDS encoding ABC transporter ATP-binding protein: protein MENKKVSVWKQCKPYMAGLQLPLLIAVVAAVISSIITVYGPTKIKEITNLISDGLATEIDLVAVSNIASFLVILYVFGAILNYTQAYIFSTSIQHFSKRLRTAIAEKINRLPLGYFDRHSQGDTLSRVTNDVDTAAQSLNQSLGTVLSASFLLIAVLVTMFGMNWILALVTVVSTLVGFAAVSVIMAKSQGYFKAQQNNLAAVNGYVEEMYSGHNVVTSYNAVDTSKARFAGLNQDLHDSIWKSQFISGIMMPAMFFVGNFSYVLVIIVGAALALEGHITIGIIVAFMVYVRTFSQPLSQIAQGITSLQQASAAMTRVLEFLAEAEMQDESHKDRKLSNMKGEVVFDHVSFGYTPERTIIHDFSATAHAGQKVAIVGPTGAGKTTIVNLLMKFYEIDKGSIRIDGVDTKDMKRSEVHDAFSMVLQDTWLFEGTIRENLIYNQTGISDERMMEASKAVGIHHFIMTLPDGYDTVLDDTVTLSVGQKQLLTIARALLKDAPLLILDEATSSVDTRTEELIQKAMDRLMEGRTSFVIAHRLSTIRNADLILVMKDGNIIEQGNHEELMAQGGFYADLYNSQFTEDEAEE, encoded by the coding sequence ATGGAAAATAAAAAAGTTTCGGTCTGGAAACAGTGCAAACCTTATATGGCAGGCCTCCAACTCCCTCTCCTAATAGCAGTTGTGGCTGCAGTCATTTCAAGCATAATCACCGTTTATGGTCCAACTAAGATTAAGGAAATTACCAACTTGATTTCAGATGGCTTGGCTACAGAAATCGACCTGGTAGCTGTGTCAAACATTGCTAGCTTTTTAGTGATTCTCTATGTATTTGGCGCTATCCTTAATTATACACAGGCCTATATCTTTTCAACGAGCATTCAGCATTTTTCAAAACGCTTGCGGACGGCAATCGCTGAAAAAATCAATCGTTTGCCACTTGGCTATTTTGACCGTCATTCACAAGGAGATACCCTTTCGCGCGTGACCAATGATGTGGATACAGCAGCGCAATCTCTCAACCAAAGTCTAGGGACAGTTCTTTCAGCTAGTTTCTTGTTGATTGCTGTCTTGGTGACCATGTTTGGGATGAACTGGATTTTGGCATTGGTAACCGTTGTATCAACCCTTGTTGGTTTTGCGGCGGTTTCCGTAATCATGGCCAAGTCACAGGGTTATTTTAAAGCCCAACAAAATAATCTAGCAGCCGTCAATGGTTATGTAGAAGAAATGTACTCAGGTCATAATGTTGTGACCAGTTACAACGCAGTGGACACCTCCAAAGCGAGATTTGCAGGTTTAAACCAAGACTTGCATGATAGTATCTGGAAATCTCAGTTTATCTCTGGTATCATGATGCCAGCCATGTTCTTTGTTGGAAACTTTAGTTATGTCTTAGTCATCATCGTTGGTGCCGCGCTGGCGTTAGAAGGGCATATCACGATAGGGATTATCGTAGCCTTTATGGTTTACGTACGGACCTTCTCCCAACCTCTGTCACAGATTGCCCAAGGGATTACGAGCCTGCAACAAGCGAGTGCAGCCATGACTCGTGTATTAGAATTTCTAGCTGAAGCAGAGATGCAAGATGAATCTCATAAGGACAGAAAATTGAGCAACATGAAAGGGGAAGTAGTCTTTGATCATGTGTCCTTTGGCTATACACCAGAGCGCACCATCATCCATGACTTTTCTGCGACAGCTCATGCAGGTCAGAAGGTTGCTATCGTTGGACCGACTGGGGCTGGGAAGACAACCATTGTCAATCTTTTGATGAAGTTCTATGAGATAGATAAGGGAAGCATCCGCATCGATGGCGTGGATACTAAGGACATGAAACGCTCAGAAGTACACGATGCCTTTTCAATGGTCTTGCAGGACACTTGGCTCTTTGAAGGAACCATTCGAGAGAACCTGATCTACAATCAAACGGGCATCAGCGATGAACGAATGATGGAGGCCAGCAAGGCTGTGGGAATCCACCACTTTATCATGACCTTGCCAGATGGCTACGATACTGTTTTGGATGACACTGTGACCTTGTCTGTTGGACAAAAACAGCTCTTAACTATTGCTCGTGCCCTTCTCAAGGATGCACCACTCTTGATTTTGGATGAAGCGACATCTTCAGTCGACACACGTACAGAGGAATTGATCCAAAAAGCCATGGACCGTTTGATGGAGGGAAGAACTTCCTTTGTCATTGCCCATCGCTTGTCAACTATTCGTAATGCAGATTTGATTCTTGTCATGAAAGATGGCAATATCATCGAACAAGGCAACCATGAGGAACTGATGGCGCAAGGTGGTTTCTATGCCGACTTGTACAATAGCCAATTTACAGAAGACGAAGCAGAAGAATAA
- a CDS encoding CD20-like domain-containing protein — protein sequence MKGENFQMKPEEQRVLGILATIFGAIALLGAWIPFINYLSFFIAIVAFILGIIGLIVNLKKRKTMAIIGTSLAVASVVLFFTTQVLYANVYKEFVREFNRSYSEASASMEREEESDLTDDSAYSIPEEEEDDNFSWTQEQFNALIEGDLDNKGKGGTNYKDIIKKHGLPDSEFDSTIGGYDTRKITYISIGDKIKTVTLTFAKDDNGQLLLVQKHAVGLGLEKSKQKNDSETRV from the coding sequence ATGAAGGGAGAAAACTTTCAAATGAAACCAGAAGAACAAAGAGTTTTAGGAATCTTAGCAACCATTTTTGGAGCCATCGCACTTTTAGGGGCCTGGATTCCATTTATTAACTATCTATCATTTTTCATCGCCATTGTCGCATTTATCTTGGGGATTATCGGCCTTATCGTCAACCTCAAAAAACGAAAAACAATGGCCATTATCGGAACATCCCTTGCAGTTGCTTCTGTTGTACTTTTCTTTACGACCCAAGTACTGTACGCTAATGTCTACAAAGAGTTTGTCAGGGAGTTTAACCGTTCCTACAGCGAGGCAAGTGCCTCAATGGAGCGCGAAGAAGAAAGCGACTTGACAGATGATAGCGCCTATTCCATCCCAGAGGAGGAAGAAGACGATAACTTCTCCTGGACCCAGGAACAGTTCAACGCCTTAATCGAAGGTGACCTTGATAACAAAGGAAAAGGTGGTACCAACTACAAGGATATTATCAAAAAACACGGACTACCAGACTCCGAGTTTGACTCCACTATCGGAGGCTATGATACTAGAAAAATCACCTATATCTCTATTGGAGACAAGATTAAGACTGTTACCTTAACTTTTGCAAAAGATGACAATGGGCAACTCTTGCTCGTCCAAAAACATGCAGTCGGTCTAGGTCTAGAAAAAAGCAAGCAAAAAAACGATTCTGAAACCAGAGTCTAA
- a CDS encoding LytTR family DNA-binding domain-containing protein, with protein MKLRIEIDGDLEETEIVIKTPTLTDEIADLQRLLQESKAPRLTFYKGTGEYYLDLSEILFFETEGSKIYAHNQKEAYEVRLKLYELESILPRYFSRVSKSTIANIRQIYSVDKSFSGTGTISFYQTHKEVHVSRHYQSLLKENLRNMR; from the coding sequence ATGAAGTTACGAATTGAGATTGACGGCGATTTAGAAGAAACTGAAATTGTCATCAAGACACCCACTTTGACAGATGAAATTGCAGATTTGCAACGACTTTTGCAAGAGTCAAAGGCTCCGAGGTTGACTTTTTACAAGGGGACAGGTGAATATTATCTAGACCTGTCAGAAATTCTCTTCTTTGAAACAGAAGGGAGTAAGATTTATGCTCATAACCAGAAGGAAGCCTATGAAGTTCGCCTCAAGCTCTATGAGTTGGAGTCCATCTTGCCTCGCTATTTTAGTCGAGTGTCCAAGTCAACGATTGCAAACATCCGTCAGATTTACTCAGTGGACAAGTCCTTTTCAGGAACGGGCACCATTTCCTTTTATCAGACGCACAAGGAGGTTCATGTCTCACGGCATTACCAATCCCTCCTAAAAGAAAATCTAAGAAACATGAGGTGA
- a CDS encoding MATE family efflux transporter, whose protein sequence is MNKKRSVDLIHGPILPALLSFAFPILLSNIFQQLYNTADVLIVGRFLGQDSLAAVGATTAIFDLIIGFTLGVGNGMGIVIARYYGARNFTKIKEAVAATWILGVLLSIVVMLMGFVGLYPLLQYLDTPAEILPQSYQYISMIVTCVGVSFAYNLFAGLLRSIGDSLAALGFLIFSALVNVVLDLYFITQLHLGVQSAGLATIISQGLSAVLCFYYIRKSVPELLPQLNHFKWNKALYADLLEQGLAMGLMSSIVSIGSVILQSSVNTFGAVIISAQTAARRIMAFALLPMTAISSAMTTFASQNLGAKRPDRIVQGLRIGSRLSMSWAGFICIFLFFASPSLISFLASSTDTYLIENGSLYLQISSVFYPILSLLLIYRNCLQGLGQKVLPLVSSFIELIGKIVFVVLIIPWAGYRGVILCEPLIWVAMTTQLYFSLFRHPLIKEGKAILATKGQS, encoded by the coding sequence ATGAATAAGAAACGATCCGTGGACTTGATACATGGTCCTATTCTTCCTGCGCTGTTAAGCTTTGCCTTTCCAATCTTGCTGTCCAATATTTTCCAACAGCTTTATAATACAGCTGATGTCTTGATTGTTGGGCGTTTTCTTGGTCAAGATTCCTTGGCAGCAGTAGGGGCGACAACTGCCATTTTTGACTTGATTATAGGCTTTACGCTTGGTGTTGGAAATGGCATGGGGATCGTCATTGCCCGCTATTATGGGGCTCGTAATTTCACCAAAATCAAGGAAGCAGTAGCAGCCACCTGGATTTTAGGCGTTCTTTTGAGCATTGTGGTCATGCTGATGGGCTTTGTTGGTCTGTATCCACTCTTGCAATATTTAGATACCCCTGCAGAAATCCTTCCTCAATCCTATCAATATATTTCTATGATTGTGACCTGTGTCGGTGTCAGCTTTGCCTATAACCTCTTTGCAGGTTTGTTGCGGTCTATTGGTGACAGTCTAGCAGCCCTTGGATTCCTGATTTTTTCTGCTTTGGTTAATGTGGTTCTAGATTTGTATTTTATTACGCAACTGCATCTGGGAGTTCAATCTGCGGGACTTGCTACCATTATCTCTCAAGGCTTATCAGCGGTTCTCTGTTTTTACTATATCCGCAAGAGTGTTCCAGAACTGCTCCCTCAACTCAATCATTTTAAATGGAACAAGGCCTTGTATGCGGATCTCTTGGAGCAAGGTTTGGCTATGGGTTTGATGAGTTCGATTGTGTCCATTGGTAGTGTGATTTTACAGTCTTCAGTCAATACTTTTGGAGCTGTGATTATTAGTGCTCAAACAGCGGCGCGACGCATTATGGCTTTTGCTCTGCTTCCGATGACGGCTATTTCTTCTGCTATGACGACCTTTGCCTCTCAGAATCTTGGGGCCAAGCGACCAGACCGCATTGTTCAAGGTCTTCGAATTGGCAGTCGCCTGAGCATGTCCTGGGCAGGTTTTATTTGTATTTTCCTCTTTTTTGCCAGTCCTAGCTTGATTTCTTTCTTGGCCAGTTCAACAGATACCTACTTGATAGAAAATGGTAGCCTCTACCTGCAAATCAGTTCAGTCTTTTATCCGATTTTGAGCCTCTTGCTGATTTATCGCAATTGCTTGCAGGGCTTGGGGCAGAAAGTCCTTCCTCTAGTTTCCAGCTTTATAGAACTAATCGGGAAAATCGTTTTTGTGGTTTTGATAATCCCTTGGGCAGGCTATAGGGGAGTCATCCTTTGCGAACCCCTTATCTGGGTTGCCATGACTACCCAACTGTACTTTTCACTTTTCCGCCATCCCCTGATAAAAGAAGGCAAGGCAATCTTGGCAACAAAAGGACAATCCTAG
- a CDS encoding MarR family winged helix-turn-helix transcriptional regulator — protein sequence MDKPMLMFKRFGHQVHLMVQKEAKRCGIEFMGGPQGQVLRFLDHCEQKEELVLIKDIEQELNITKSVASNLVKRMVQNGLVELEASPSDKRAKFVRLTEKSRSQMQKVKAFFDRIDQSLLEGVSKSDLAIFEKVLSQLQENVEKIGGENEETR from the coding sequence ATGGACAAGCCGATGTTAATGTTCAAACGTTTTGGACACCAGGTTCATCTGATGGTACAGAAAGAAGCTAAGCGATGTGGCATTGAATTTATGGGTGGACCGCAAGGGCAGGTTCTGCGTTTTTTAGATCATTGTGAACAAAAAGAGGAACTGGTCTTGATTAAGGATATCGAGCAGGAACTCAATATTACCAAATCTGTGGCGAGTAATTTAGTCAAGCGCATGGTGCAAAATGGTTTGGTTGAGCTAGAGGCCAGCCCGAGTGATAAGCGGGCAAAATTTGTTCGCCTGACGGAGAAATCGCGTTCGCAGATGCAAAAAGTTAAAGCTTTTTTTGATCGGATTGATCAGAGTCTGCTAGAGGGGGTTTCAAAGTCAGACTTAGCAATCTTTGAAAAGGTCCTCAGTCAGTTGCAAGAAAATGTTGAGAAGATAGGAGGAGAGAATGAAGAAACTCGCTAA
- a CDS encoding LiaF transmembrane domain-containing protein, which produces MKKKAFGIVLLVLAAWILLQGNFGIPSLDGKIWPLIGIAFFAYQSVEALLRRHLTSAVFTALVALMIANHFYNIFPIPNQSLFWASILAVLGVGYLTHSSKFWNEKKWWYNGKKTVVTDKEVAFGSGTFYKQDQDLVDDQVEVAFGDAKIYYDNAEMLGDFATLNIEVAFGNATVYVPQHWRVDLKVETSFGAAKADAPVAPTNKTLIIRGEVAFGKLGVVYVK; this is translated from the coding sequence ATGAAAAAGAAAGCATTTGGTATTGTTTTATTGGTTTTAGCAGCTTGGATCTTGCTGCAAGGGAATTTTGGAATTCCTTCTTTAGATGGTAAAATATGGCCTTTGATTGGTATCGCCTTTTTTGCTTACCAATCAGTTGAAGCTTTGCTTCGTCGTCATCTAACATCAGCAGTTTTTACCGCTCTAGTAGCCTTAATGATTGCGAATCATTTTTATAACATTTTTCCTATTCCAAACCAGTCTTTGTTTTGGGCTAGTATATTAGCAGTGCTAGGTGTTGGTTATCTGACGCATTCAAGTAAGTTCTGGAATGAAAAAAAATGGTGGTACAATGGGAAAAAAACAGTCGTCACGGATAAGGAAGTCGCTTTTGGTAGCGGGACCTTCTATAAGCAAGATCAAGATCTCGTAGATGACCAAGTGGAAGTCGCTTTTGGGGATGCTAAAATCTACTATGATAATGCAGAGATGCTAGGTGATTTTGCAACTTTAAATATTGAAGTGGCCTTCGGGAATGCAACCGTCTATGTTCCACAACACTGGCGTGTCGATTTGAAAGTAGAAACCTCCTTTGGTGCAGCTAAGGCAGATGCTCCTGTAGCGCCAACAAACAAAACCTTGATTATCCGTGGGGAAGTTGCTTTTGGTAAACTTGGAGTTGTTTACGTTAAATAA
- the recA gene encoding recombinase RecA: MAKKPTKKLDEIGKKFGADREKALNDALKLIEKDFGKGSIMRLGERAEQKVQVMSSGSLALDIALGSGGYPKGRIIEIYGPESSGKTTVALHAVAQAQKEGGIAAFIDAEHALDPAYAAALGVNIDELLLSQPDSGEQGLEIAGKLIDSGAVDLVVIDSVAALVPRAEIDGDIGDSHVGLQARMMSQAMRKLGASINKTKTIAIFINQLREKVGVMFGNPETTPGGRALKFYASVRLDVRGSTQIKGTGDQKDTNVGKETKIKVVKNKVAPPFKEAFVEIMYGEGISKTGELLKIASDLDIIQKAGAWYSYKGEKIGQGSENAKKYLADHPEIFDAIDHQVRVQYDLIEDEEGTTPTSVSEDLAPNQEVTLDLGDGLEIEIED, translated from the coding sequence ATGGCGAAAAAACCAACAAAAAAATTAGATGAAATTGGGAAAAAATTTGGAGCAGACCGTGAAAAGGCATTGAACGATGCTCTTAAATTGATTGAGAAAGACTTTGGTAAAGGCTCAATCATGCGCTTGGGTGAGCGCGCGGAGCAAAAAGTTCAAGTGATGAGCTCAGGCTCATTGGCTCTTGACATTGCCCTTGGTTCAGGTGGTTATCCTAAAGGACGTATCATCGAAATCTATGGACCAGAATCATCTGGTAAGACAACGGTTGCTCTTCATGCTGTTGCGCAAGCACAGAAAGAAGGTGGTATTGCAGCCTTTATCGATGCGGAACATGCTCTTGACCCAGCCTATGCTGCAGCCCTTGGTGTGAACATTGACGAATTGCTCTTGTCACAACCAGACTCAGGAGAGCAAGGTCTTGAAATTGCTGGAAAATTGATTGACTCAGGTGCAGTTGACCTTGTCGTTATCGACTCGGTTGCGGCCCTTGTACCTCGTGCAGAAATTGATGGGGATATTGGAGACAGCCACGTTGGTTTGCAAGCTCGTATGATGAGCCAGGCCATGCGTAAACTAGGAGCTTCTATCAATAAAACCAAAACAATTGCTATCTTTATCAACCAATTGCGTGAAAAAGTTGGAGTAATGTTTGGAAATCCAGAAACAACACCTGGTGGACGTGCTTTGAAATTCTACGCTTCAGTCCGTTTGGATGTTCGTGGAAGCACGCAAATCAAGGGAACTGGTGACCAAAAAGATACCAATGTCGGTAAGGAAACCAAGATCAAGGTCGTGAAAAACAAGGTGGCTCCACCATTTAAGGAAGCCTTTGTTGAAATCATGTATGGAGAAGGGATTTCTAAGACTGGTGAGCTCTTGAAGATTGCAAGTGATCTCGATATCATCCAAAAAGCGGGAGCATGGTACTCTTACAAGGGTGAAAAAATCGGACAAGGATCTGAAAATGCTAAGAAATACTTGGCGGATCACCCAGAAATCTTTGATGCCATTGACCACCAAGTCCGTGTTCAATATGATTTGATTGAAGATGAAGAAGGGACAACTCCTACCTCTGTTTCGGAAGATCTAGCACCCAACCAAGAAGTAACGCTTGACCTAGGCGACGGACTTGAAATCGAAATTGAAGATTAA
- a CDS encoding YebC/PmpR family DNA-binding transcriptional regulator — MGRKWANIVAKKTAKDGANSKVYAKFGVEIYVAAKKGDPDPESNTALKFVIDRAKQAQVPKHVIDKAIDKAKGNTDETFTEGRYEGFGPNGSMLIVDTLTSNVNRTAANVRAAFGKNGGNMGASGSVSYLFDNKGVIVFAGEDADAVFEQLLEADVDVDDVEAEEGTITVYTAPTDLHKAIVALRESGIEEFQVTELEMIPQSEVELSGEDLETFEKLYSVLEDDEDVQKVYTNVDGF; from the coding sequence ATGGGACGTAAATGGGCCAATATCGTAGCCAAGAAAACGGCTAAAGATGGAGCTAACTCTAAAGTATATGCAAAATTTGGTGTAGAAATCTATGTAGCAGCTAAAAAAGGGGATCCAGACCCAGAATCAAACACTGCTTTGAAATTCGTTATCGACCGTGCGAAACAAGCCCAAGTGCCAAAACACGTTATCGATAAAGCGATTGACAAAGCAAAAGGAAACACAGACGAAACCTTTACAGAAGGACGTTACGAAGGTTTTGGACCAAATGGTTCTATGTTGATTGTGGATACCTTGACTTCAAACGTCAACCGTACCGCAGCTAATGTGCGTGCTGCCTTTGGTAAAAATGGCGGAAACATGGGTGCTTCAGGTTCGGTTTCATACCTCTTTGATAACAAGGGTGTGATCGTATTTGCAGGTGAGGATGCTGATGCAGTCTTTGAGCAATTGCTCGAAGCAGATGTGGATGTGGACGATGTAGAAGCAGAAGAAGGGACAATTACGGTTTACACAGCTCCAACAGACCTTCATAAGGCTATCGTTGCCCTTCGTGAGTCTGGCATCGAAGAATTCCAAGTGACTGAATTGGAAATGATTCCTCAGTCTGAAGTGGAATTGTCAGGCGAAGACCTTGAAACCTTTGAAAAACTTTACAGCGTTCTTGAAGACGATGAAGACGTACAAAAGGTCTATACTAACGTCGATGGATTCTAA
- a CDS encoding GNAT family N-acetyltransferase: MSLTSQLITDVFPDLDKVEKLNKEAFPEEERVPLSEFLRYQDREDAHFFAFYNQEEFVGFAFAISNPKAFYISFFAIMPHLRSHGYGKEIIEKLTDFYQRTMLLEVERLDEECDNLEQRKARMDFYHQNGFKTANAFLEYDGLSFEILYRGDHFDEEAYRDIFQKLQNEHYFDFHIEYRRFSDH; encoded by the coding sequence ATGAGTTTGACCAGTCAATTAATTACCGATGTATTTCCTGATCTGGATAAGGTTGAAAAGCTAAACAAGGAAGCATTCCCTGAGGAAGAACGAGTTCCTCTGTCAGAGTTTTTACGCTATCAAGACCGAGAAGATGCTCACTTTTTTGCCTTTTATAACCAAGAAGAGTTTGTCGGCTTTGCTTTTGCCATCTCCAATCCAAAGGCCTTCTATATCAGTTTTTTTGCCATCATGCCCCACTTGAGAAGCCACGGATATGGAAAAGAAATCATCGAAAAGCTGACTGATTTTTACCAGCGAACCATGTTACTAGAAGTCGAGCGATTGGATGAAGAATGCGATAACTTGGAGCAAAGGAAGGCTAGAATGGATTTCTATCACCAAAATGGCTTTAAAACAGCCAACGCTTTTCTAGAGTACGATGGTTTGAGTTTTGAAATTCTCTACCGTGGCGACCATTTTGACGAAGAAGCCTATCGCGACATCTTCCAAAAGCTACAGAATGAACATTATTTTGACTTTCATATAGAGTATCGTCGTTTTAGTGACCATTAA
- a CDS encoding phosphatase PAP2 family protein — protein sequence MKNYQEWYQNISSRLTSHPPLLFLLRSFNRLMTFTMPLVYLALLVTTYLQLGLSQQVGIYLFIPASGFVILSLFRKKINHPRPYETWDICPLLEKDSSGQSMPSRHVFSATIISMACLHASLPVGLACLLFSALLGLVRVLGGVHYPKDVLVGYACGLVWGFLFFLF from the coding sequence ATGAAAAATTATCAAGAATGGTATCAAAATATCAGCTCCAGACTCACCAGCCATCCCCCTCTTTTATTTCTGTTACGCAGTTTCAATCGTTTGATGACATTCACCATGCCCCTGGTCTACCTGGCCTTGCTAGTCACCACTTACCTGCAACTAGGACTTAGTCAGCAAGTTGGGATTTATTTGTTTATCCCTGCCTCGGGCTTTGTGATCTTGTCCCTGTTTCGTAAGAAAATCAATCACCCGCGACCTTATGAAACTTGGGACATCTGTCCCCTGCTTGAAAAAGATAGCTCGGGACAGTCGATGCCCAGTCGCCATGTTTTTTCGGCAACCATCATCTCCATGGCCTGTCTGCATGCTAGTCTACCTGTTGGCTTAGCATGCTTGCTCTTCTCAGCTTTGCTGGGCTTGGTGAGGGTTTTAGGGGGCGTTCATTATCCCAAGGATGTCTTGGTTGGCTATGCTTGTGGTCTGGTGTGGGGATTCCTTTTCTTCCTATTCTGA
- a CDS encoding ABC transporter ATP-binding protein, with product MKKLAKRITGKEWGMIILTILFTCFSVYLELEVPTYISQITELLGTSGTQLGELWSPAAKMIGLSLLAFFSSVMVGFFAARVAASYTTHLRRDVFHRVLDFSQTEIKRFSIPSLLTRTTNDITQVQMLFTMGLQVVTRGPIMAIWAIGKILGKSEYWLWAVVVAVIVNVLMTTVLMTLAFPKQSVIQKLTDKLNSITRESLTGIRVVRAYNAEDYQDKKFEAANDEVTRLNLFVNRLMAIMNPIMMAISSGLSLAIYWIGAYIINDASLAERLPLFSDMVVFMSYAMQVVMGFLLMGALFIVLPRTLVSAGRINQVLDLHSSIENPSHAQTADPSVQGQVEFRDVTFRYSKNSEAVVEHVTFKAEAGQTVAFIGSTGSGKSTLVNLLPRFYDVSDGEILVDGVNVQDYDLEDLRNKVGYIPQKAVLFSGDVKGNLDFGKSKETPLSEAAMWQALELAQSKAFIEDKEAGLASEVAQGGTNFSGGQRQRLAIARALARKPEILIFDDSFSALDYKTDRVLRQELAEKTKSMTKLIVAQRISTIMDADLILVLDQGKVVGQGTHKELLATNEVYQEIAYSQLSKEELEHGK from the coding sequence ATGAAGAAACTCGCTAAACGTATTACAGGAAAAGAGTGGGGAATGATTATCCTTACGATTCTGTTCACTTGTTTCTCGGTCTATCTCGAGTTAGAGGTACCGACTTACATTTCGCAAATTACAGAATTACTGGGAACGTCTGGAACGCAGTTGGGTGAACTCTGGTCACCAGCTGCGAAGATGATTGGATTGTCTTTATTGGCTTTCTTTTCATCTGTTATGGTTGGTTTCTTTGCCGCTCGTGTTGCAGCCTCCTATACAACCCATCTACGTAGAGACGTATTTCATCGTGTTTTAGATTTTTCGCAGACAGAGATCAAGCGCTTTTCAATCCCAAGTCTCTTGACTCGGACGACCAATGATATTACCCAGGTACAGATGCTCTTTACCATGGGCTTGCAAGTGGTTACTCGTGGGCCAATTATGGCTATCTGGGCCATTGGAAAAATCCTTGGAAAATCGGAATACTGGCTCTGGGCGGTCGTTGTGGCTGTTATTGTCAATGTCTTGATGACTACCGTTCTCATGACTCTGGCCTTTCCAAAACAATCTGTTATCCAAAAATTGACAGATAAACTCAATAGCATCACTCGTGAAAGTTTGACTGGGATTCGAGTTGTTCGTGCATACAATGCGGAAGATTACCAAGATAAGAAATTTGAAGCAGCCAACGATGAGGTAACACGTCTCAATCTCTTTGTCAATCGTTTGATGGCCATTATGAATCCCATTATGATGGCGATTTCCAGTGGACTAAGTTTAGCTATTTACTGGATTGGTGCCTATATCATCAACGATGCAAGTTTGGCAGAACGTCTGCCACTCTTTAGTGATATGGTGGTCTTCATGTCCTATGCTATGCAGGTCGTGATGGGATTCCTTCTCATGGGAGCACTCTTTATCGTTCTTCCTCGTACCTTGGTTTCGGCAGGACGTATCAATCAAGTATTGGATCTGCATTCTTCTATTGAAAATCCTAGTCATGCACAGACAGCGGATCCTTCAGTTCAAGGACAAGTGGAATTCCGTGATGTGACTTTCCGTTACTCTAAAAACTCTGAAGCAGTCGTGGAACATGTCACTTTCAAAGCAGAAGCGGGTCAAACCGTAGCCTTCATCGGATCGACTGGATCAGGTAAGTCTACGCTTGTCAACCTCTTGCCACGTTTTTACGACGTTTCTGATGGAGAAATCCTAGTGGATGGTGTCAATGTGCAAGATTATGACTTGGAAGATTTGCGCAATAAGGTAGGCTATATTCCACAAAAAGCTGTACTCTTTTCTGGAGATGTCAAGGGGAACTTGGACTTTGGTAAGAGCAAAGAAACTCCTCTGAGCGAGGCTGCTATGTGGCAAGCTCTTGAATTGGCCCAGTCTAAAGCATTTATCGAGGACAAGGAAGCAGGTCTTGCATCAGAAGTAGCCCAAGGTGGAACCAACTTCTCAGGAGGTCAAAGACAGCGTCTGGCCATTGCGCGTGCCTTGGCTCGTAAACCAGAGATTCTCATCTTTGATGACTCTTTCTCAGCCTTGGACTACAAGACAGATCGTGTCCTTCGCCAAGAGCTAGCTGAGAAAACAAAATCCATGACCAAGCTCATTGTAGCGCAACGGATTTCTACCATTATGGATGCTGACCTGATCTTGGTTTTGGATCAAGGTAAAGTCGTGGGACAAGGCACCCACAAGGAACTTCTTGCAACCAACGAAGTCTACCAAGAAATTGCCTACTCACAACTATCGAAGGAGGAATTGGAACATGGAAAATAA
- a CDS encoding PspC domain-containing protein: protein MEKRLVRNVQDKKIAGVCAGVADYFNMDHTLVRALWIIFTLLGGAGVLVYAVLYFLLPEGNAEA, encoded by the coding sequence ATGGAAAAACGCCTTGTTCGTAATGTACAAGACAAAAAGATTGCTGGTGTTTGTGCTGGTGTCGCTGACTACTTTAACATGGACCACACACTTGTTCGTGCACTTTGGATCATCTTCACCCTACTTGGTGGTGCTGGAGTCTTAGTTTATGCTGTTCTCTACTTCCTTCTTCCAGAAGGCAATGCAGAAGCTTAA